The following DNA comes from Anastrepha obliqua isolate idAnaObli1 chromosome 1, idAnaObli1_1.0, whole genome shotgun sequence.
tatgcgaacattacgtaagatatttgaggaataattataataacgcatacgtggtatttgatggatataagaaggacggtattaaatctgctgaaaggaatcgtcgcgcactaaaaaatataagtacagatattgaatttgatgaaaatatgccgttaaaaatcgctcaagataaatttctaacgaataaaaaaaataaatctcgcctaatcgaagtgttaagaataaaattagctgataacaatatttttacatgccaagcggaaagcgatgcagataaattaattgttgatacagcaattagtttagaatctcaaaatattgttgtaatttctgaagacattgacgTCTTGGTTGTGTTAACGGCATTGACGCCTACtgatcgtgaaatatattttttaaaaccatcccgaggcaaagttaaccaacaaatattttcatcgaaaagtttagaaaaatctctaccagcatgtaaagaacatgttctatttttacatgctttcacgggctgtgatacttctgcgttttacaataaaggaaaaattaagtttatcaaaaattgtgagaagcggaatgatctacatgattcagcagcagtatttaaaaatgtacatgaagatgcaaataatatatttcaagctggtattacatgtattttgggactttatggtgcttcggcaaaaatgacagatttgaatacattcaggttcaattccttcatcaaagcaactggcaaagacacaagtgttcttttatcttcgttacctcccacatctgatgcagcatttgaacactttaaacgggtttacctacaaatccagatgtggttagggaatgatttaatcatcgaaaattggggatggaactattccaataatacttatcatccaatatttacgaatcaattacctgctccggaaaatttattaaaaatgttattttgcaattgcaaaaaaggatgtggagctggatgcggatgccgaaaaagtggattatactgcagtgtagcatgcctacagtgcaacgacgacagctgtctaaatgtagcgcctatgattaacatcagtgaaattgaagatgatatttgaaaaaatgtaaatttttcaatagacaaatttttttgttaattcatttttttcttttaaatagtcataatttttttgtttttaataattaattcgattttacttttatgctataacagaaaacaatttttttgtttttttttgtatgctaattatttaaataaacgaatagtttacataatattttttttttaacatttaattatccataatctatttattttttcatttgcttccacttctgttacaaaaacaataaattctacaacgttatttgcattatagcacataagttattgcaatcataaatttttgctatttaaaaatcaaatgcacaacttttaaataggtagagattattatttatgttattcacaacacattttcgcaaagataatttaatttcatctagtccctaagacatcctaggttttaacgtttttaacgCTCCAGACACTCCACTAAGTAGTCATCCAAGCTTTTTTGTTCGCAAAGTAGTCCACTGGTAAGCTTTTAACTATCTATCGTAAATAAAATTGAGTCTTTCCTTGCTATGTTTTCCACCGTGGTATTTCTCAGATTTAAGTGCCATTGTTCGATCTGGTGCGCATTCAAAAAATAGCTCAGTTTCgtctgcattaaaaatattgtgggCTGATATTCTGCCAACAGACATGGTATAAACGTTTTCCAGTCAGAACAAACTTGGTTACTTACTCTGGCACTTACCCCACTCACTTTTCGAAATCCGATATCATAGcgctttttaagattttcaagcCATCCGCTGGTAGCCTTAAATTCCCTATGCCCCATACGTACAGTGAATCCTTCAGCTTTGGCTTTAATTAACGAACCTCCGAAAGGAATGTTTTGAGTCCGACATTGTGAAAACCATTTAAACAAACAGTGCTCAATGTCTCCATATTCAGCAGCCCGCATTCTTTTCATCTTTAATGCCTTGGTGTTGCAAATAATCgccctatttttttaaattgttgaaaGAGTACTCGGCGGAATATTAAATTGTTTAGCAATTTCTTGTTTCAGTTTATCAGCTTGATCAACGgcatcaattattaatttttttcacgcgAATAGAAATTGAATTACGTTTTAATGAACTCATTTTGACAAAAGTCAAGGCACGAGTGACTacaatttcacacatttttgtgtACACGTAACATAATTACGGGACTTTGGcttattttgctttgttttcacTTTGTTATGCTGAGGTTTGGGATAACGGAACTTTAACAGCTTGCCACAAATTtgattttgccttttttttcgTTGTATAGAGGTAATTGCTTCGCTATATAGAGGCTTTCAGACTCAGAAATTCTTCGTTATAACTATAGGTAGagcatttttgtataaaaaacttCGTAAAAGCGAGATTTTTTCAAGggacttaaagaaaaattcgttttgttgagtttttcgttatatcgaggtttcactgtattcgaaagtgttttctctatagtctgtcgagccggattttagatattttattaaataaatttataaacaaaattaaagtgTGCGTAaaatgcatacttttttttaagatgccgtaaattgcaaactttttcaaaattcaaaaaccggctcgacagactataactaaaactttattttacaagaatttttttactttttacagatccatcaacattttaaggagaaatgatgcagaccgtggagcaactttttccATTGCACTTTgagtcacgtgattttttatatactaatttttgcaaagaaaaattaaaatacacttttttataaagtttaagtactaataaacaatgtattcttttagcgcatttttagCACTGCTGGACGAATGCAGCCCATTAACTTTGTTCTGAAGCTTTGAAGCACGCCAAAATCTACTAGAGACCAGGGGTCGGCAACCTGCGACTCTTTAAAGcggcaaatattatttattttatcgaaaaatgtttAATCGTTCTGCGTCGGTTAACGAGGATTATGCACCGATCTATCGCTTTGTACTCGCCAAATGTAAAGAATTCTTAAACGAAATGGAGACTCAGTATTCCGACGTCCTTCTTCGCAATAAATGTGATGGCATTCGAAAGGTAAAgtattgaatgaaataaatacatccctaaatgaaaaaaaaaaaaattattaatcaccCTGAATGAGAGAACGGTGAAGGTGGCAAAAATTAGCTGAATCTCAAACTGCAAGACTGGGTACCTATGCTTGGTAGAAGAATTGGtttgttttgaagaaaaataaattctttttgtagAATATATTCAGAGCTGTAAATTACCTCATTTTCACATTCCAAAGCAATATCTCGATAAAACCAATGCAACTGTTGACACGAATTACTTCAGCacagttataaaataaaattaaagatgaATTTGCTGACAGAATTGAGCAATTTAGAACCAACAAAACCGCGCTAGCGTTCATATGTAGTAGCAGGCAACCAAGTTGGAAGAGTGGGAGGTCCagaaatgtatgtacgtaacgCAACAAAAGTGGACAGCTTTAAACCAAACGCCGCGAGTTCATCCATTATTATATTCGACGCATGGATTAGTCTGTCAGATTGCTACAGTGGGGTGAAGAAGTAGGCATTTGGAGTGCTGACTATCTTCGGATCGACATATTCATGCGAGCAAGCGTTCTTTtgcattaatataattaaaagtacAGTAAGAAgccaactgttttccaaaccgaaatttttgccatcctgaaagtagccgaatggataatcgagaggagatggagcgggaaatagattggagtcttcagtgacagtcaggctgcactaaaggccctggagaacgcgaagcaaacctcaaagattgtttaagaatgcaagaagaagcttaaatctgtcgcaagacagaacaggcttgtacttatatgggttccgggacactccggtgttcaaggaaacgaaattgccgatgaattgaccAACCgtagatcagcggttcccccacaagggcccgAGCAAATAATCATAATTAGTTCCGcagaaatcatgaattggatcagcgattatgtaggcaatttaCATAAGGAGCGATGGTGCgctctagaacgctgcagaactgcaaagagtTTTGTGACAagaccgaacagaaaactgttaaactttctactaaaaccttggaaggaaagacgttcggttgatggtcggtattattaccgGACACAactcatggggtcagcatatgaccaccattggaatcattgaggacccagtgagcctgtcttgcttggaagaggcggatagcactgatcactttctctgtgagtgtcatGCCTTTGCCAGTGCaacaaggctacgaattttgggttctgaTGTCGTAAGAataagtaatattcgttctctaaaactggaggatatttacagatttgccaaagaatctggaaaattctcaaaggactaactatctctatctctgtctctatctctgtctctattctttcctatatcactctctgatacttttctccttccctccttgactatctaccctctttccagagctctatatacaatggactttttagcctgagttttttaggagccaccaaatctcctggtgctccttggctcgaccagtTTCAATTTCAAGAAGCCAACTAACGAATGAAACTTTAGACGACGTGTTGGAAACTTAAAACAACAAGTTTAGAGccaaatttatacaaattttctaaaatcatGCAAGGCGATCGCTCTCACTGAATTTGTTGCGGCTctttaaaaactgtaaaattttgtaaatttgaatttttgactctTCCGACTTAAAAGAATGCCGATCACTAGACCaatcgttttgaaatttttgaagaagTATTGTATTCTTTACATAATTCGCCGGATATCCCTgtgagtttttgtttgtttttctttcaagtaaatataaatcTTCCAGCAACAAATTAGCCGATTTATTGGCTCTAAGAGttacaagaaattaaaaaaaaaaaacgaaacaaaaaaattattcttgggGTAAATCGAGAAACATCTCCTTTACcaaatgcattttaatttttttatttcataagttTCTGTTGCGGCTTATGATGCGCACCGCAAATCTACTTTCTCAAGAcacctgatgctttccatttcaattcaaccgggctattcgggtcatgttcttcgatttcgatgtaacttaaatatgttgctctctggtcaaaataatgagacacgtatttttttgttcgccagaaaaaattttttttcaagctttatcggcaattttgttttccggctcaaaataaaaaattttcaactacgtttttgcaattgtttctatatgaagtcgctcgtgtaagtaattacgatcattttgagcccaaaattattaaaatcggttcattttcgactaagttatgggcatttaaaaaaatgttttcttatataattaaaaaaaatcgagtttgagccgaaaaacaaaattgccgataactcttgaaaaaaatttttttcgggcgaacaaaaaaatacgtatctcattattttgaccagagagcaacatatttaagttacatcgaaatcgaagaacatgacccgaatagcccggttgaattgaaatggaaagcaccaCCTTCTAAGATTTACTGTCATTCACTCAACTTGCAATATTTGCAATGAGAATTTAGGAAAAATTAAAGTGTTGAATTACTATACGGAATTTGACTGAATAAACGAACACTCActgagttaataaaaaaaatttaaaaacaatcccTCTTATCTCCCCTTTAACCTTATTCTAGATTGAAAgaactgctggagtgacagcccTTGGCCGTATATAATTCCGTATCGTTCCGATAGTGCAGAACCAACTGACATGGGAACCTTGGGATTGTTCCTCATGACATGATTAACttctttctttcaaaatttgtacTAATTTGGGAAATTAAAGTTCGCCTTAACGCAATATAAGCCATAAAAGTCATAAGTCTGACATACTTATATAAATTCTccaatattctaaaaaaataaaataagaagaaaatacatatatagtacatatatacagtgtCGGTGAAAATAATAGCACCAAAACAAGCAGCTCCCTTTATTTCACAGTAAAACTTGACTAAAAGGAATTTGGTTTGCAGTTACTTTTCTCTTGGCTTACTGACAGTCTCTCTGATTTGGGAGAGCAAAAAACAGTACTAAAATAATAACGGTTCTTCTTAAAAGCAGCAAAATTGAAAGGGGAATACAAAAGAGCGCGGTGAAAATAATACCACCAAGCAcatatttttgtcgaaaaaaagcatttgcgcaaaaatgatCATTGGGAAACACACGTTTTTGTTAGaaaaggtgattttttaaaagacaaAACAGATAAAACATCtaattaatatcaatttttcaaatatgggCCGCGGAAAGCACTGTAGTGAAGAAAAAAAggacaattattaaaaaaaatgcttgagGAGGGCAAAACCTGCGCTGAAATAAGTCGGTTACTGGGCTGCTCAAACATGCTGATTAGTAATgccaaacattttttccaaaaagtagaGTCTCGTGGACGAAAATCTATTATATCGCCATTCCTCGTCAAGCGATTAGTTAGACAAAGCAAAAACGAGCCATTCAAGCCAGCAACGGAGCTTAACAAGGACCTAAATATTGCCGTATCTGTTGAAAATTCCCTCTTTTGACTATTAAGCACGCAGCTAAACGCATGAAATTTGCTAAGCAACACTCCAATGGGCCAGTGGAAAAGTGGAGAAACATTTTGTGAACAGATGAGAACAAAATCGTGTTGTATGGAGGGACTAGTTCTCGTAGTTACGTTAGGAGACCACCAAATGTAGAATATTGCCCGATGTACACGAAAGTTGGGAGAGAATTCCGATTACTAGATgccattttcacggatggctccagggccGAGCAtagctccggctctggggtctacgtggaatccagcaggacgtgcagttttgtcttgctcttggaatgcaagCATCTGTGTTTCTAGCGGAGGTATATgcggttcaagaagcgatgaactttgttgtggaacaccgatggagaggcagatctatatgtgtctgcagcgacagccaagctgcgctaatgggcttagacagccctccaaccaaatcaggggtagtcgagtcctgtaaatctaggctgacctatgtcggtagacataacagcctgatgctaacatgggtcccgggacacgtgggtatcgtagGAAACGAGACCTCTGATTCCTTGGCTAAGAtgagctctgaggccaacttctttggcccagagcccgttttgccactcccttctgcagccatcaaagccacggttagcaaatggattactacaacccacaagcgagcttggcaagctgagagaggctgcagatggacgaaactgatgttacctgtcatgtccgatcaactgtcgcaaaccctcctgtcactaagcagaaggTAGTGCatacagctggttggactggtgacgggccactttctgtgggcgaagcacatggaaaaggtgagcATCttagacagtgtactctgcccagcttgtgaagaggaggatgagacggcggaccacttcctgtgcgtctgccctgccttcgctcgaatcagcgaccaccttggctccttggcaccataagatctactcagatttcttcggagatcgggtagatttaaagaaaattaatagggagtccaagtgtagtacaatggacttaattaatgtctgagtgctgcacttgctagttgtcccgaaaaaaaaaacaagatgccCGGATTTAGTGGATTCTTTGCCAAGGCGCTGTGCGGCCGCGATTGCCAATAAAGTATACTCAACAAAGTATTAACACACTAGTTAAATAGCATAATTATGGATTAAAAGtacttttgttttacatttataagttaatttttttttaattaattaaaaaaaattaaaataattttatgttcaaaaaattaaaactttttaaagtttgaattttaCAGCTCCCTATGGTGCTATTATCATATTTTCACCGtagttgtatatatgtatgtatatacttatgcatataaatataatcttaaaatttgttgttgaaTTAAATTCAAAAGAACATCCTTAAGTATGGAGAGAGACTTGCTACCCTGCAAGTACTTATAATTATCGGACTTGAACAATACTTAGGAATTCCTGCACTGGTCAGCACTTCGTCACAAATATCCATATGCAAGTAaaaacacgcatacatatgtatatacatacatgtcaAATTAGTGTATTTTGAACAAACAGGTGATGGACTGCACTAAAGattatttgcataaatatttaagtgCGTAAAACAGCGTTTTTCCAAAGGCGACTTTAACTAAACTACACTACGCACAAGTACatcactacatacatatgtacatatccataTCACACCATACATAGATATGAATGCAAACAGCTTCataacataagtacatacatacatacatacatacccatacatatgtatgcatatttataaaacACATTCATACGCAGAAAAGTACGTATCAGCAGTGCAACAATAAAACGAATTTCTTCCGGTCATAATTAGCGTATAtaaataatcttcaaaaaatatgctaaaacTTATTCAAATCACAGCACATGAAAGATACCTTTTCCCACGTATGATTCCAGCAAAACACTCGCGATTTTCGCTATACAACTAGCTTACTGAGGCACTTTGAATGTTCAAGACAATTTACTTTTAGCTAAGACAGATTTTGAGCGACTGAACTGTTTATAAACTCCGAAGCTCTatatattcaatttttaaatttgtctaGCTTAAAGCTGTTCTCTCGCTCAAACATTCAACGCATCAGCCGCTGATCGGATTCATTCATTGGTATGTATAAAAATTAGCTTGACTTCGGTAGATCGCTAATTGGCTGGTGACGCAAATATGGGATCTCTTTTTGAAAATAGAGAGTAAAGGTGAGAATTTCTAGAGCATAGGagaaaatacatacatgcgtatgtaCATGTGCGAGAGATGTTGCTGATAACAATTTGGTATTTCCTAAACCTGTGCGATTTCGCTTATCACAAACAGCGgcttaatttattatttgcgCGAATCAGTGACTTGGGAAATAGTGAATTGTTTTTCCagaatttacataaataagcagCGAATCAATTTGGttggaaaaaaaggaaaacctcACTAGGATATCGTAAGgaaaaaaagaataacaaaaggaTATCAATCGCCGGCTGAGTGGAAGATCGCCCTGTCTGAACATATGGTTCAGGAAcgccttttttaatattttgacattttttatagattacaGAACGCCGTATCGTTCAAATCTTGAACCTTGTTGAGACTATTTGGCTTCAATGAGGCTATTTTGCTCCACgcaagaacaaaatatttgttccATCTCATCGTATCGCAATTGCCCAAAGTTTATTCAAGTCTGCAgattaatttgtttacaaaaaacaaaaacgatttccgagaattgtttttttcgttttttcttatCAATTAATTTCACTGGAAATAGGAATACCCGACAGACAAATGAACTCTGTGAATAGATGGCATTTCACTTTTTCACACTGTTTTGCTGTTAATGTTATTTaccatatattaaaaatattttttattttttaatttaatgcaattCAAACCCGTCTACTGAGTCAAAAGCTTATAAACTACAAGTAAGCCTACGCAACTGCATAACGTTAAAATATTGAGTCGTGTCTAATAATCAGCAGCTGTATTTGATAAATAATCCCGACGCCCAATATTTGAGGCTTGTTTGCTTTGTACTGCTTCCAGTTTGGGACATTCAGTGATACGATGACCTAAACCTCCACAATAGCTACAACCGTGCGAATCACCAAGGTCCAAGTAATTTTCTGGCTCTGGACATAGTTCGTTGAGAAACTCTGGCACTTTTTGCTTAGCTTCAATTAGCAGATGCTTCAAATCCAACAATACTGACTGTTCGGCAGTTTTATTGATAAATGTGGTGGCAAGGCCCTTGGTGTTCGAACGTCCCGTACGACCAATACGATGCACATAGTTTTCCACATCATCGGGCATATCATAATTTATGACGTGCTGTACATTCGGAAAATCTAAGCCTTTTGAGGCGACATCGGTAGCTACTAGCACATCCTTCTTGCCATCACGATAAGCTTCAACGGCACGTGAACGTTCTTCTTGGTCTTTACCGCCGTGAATTGCTACAGCTTCAACGCCTAACAAATTTTGATATGCATTAGTTATTTTTCATGAGATTTTAAAAGTTGTAATAAATTCGGTATATTACCTTTGAGCAATAAATACTCGTGTATGCAGTCGACGTCCTGTTTCTTTTCAGCGAATATCAGCACTGGTGGTGGAGTTTTCTGCAAACAATCCAATAGGTGAACaactttagcctcttgtttaaCGTACTCCACCTCCTGTGTAACATTCATTGAGGCCGCACCTGCACGTCCTACATTAATAGTAACGGGTTTCACTAGAGCTGAGCGCGCAAAGTTCTGTATTTTCTTCGGCATAGTGGCTGAGAAGAGTAAAGTTTGTCGTTGGCCGCGGAAAAATGAAAAGATTGTACGCACATCTTCTTCAAAACCCATATCTATCATACGATCTGCTTCGTCCATACACAAGTAACGGCATATATCTAAAGTGGCCATTTTCTTTTCCAACATATCCATTAAACGACCAGGTGTTGCAACCATAATGTGCACTCCTCGTTGTATAATCTCCAATGAGCTGGAAACGGGTAGACCGCCGATTGCGAGACAGGCACGTATTTCAGGCATACCGCATTGCTGTAAATGTCGGCTATAATGCTGCAAAATGACGCCTAGTTAGTTTATTATCAATGACAGTGAGCACATGCTTGTATGATATTTAACTTACCATTATAATATCGTATGTTTGTTTCGCTAATTCACGAGATGGACAAATGATAAGTCCATATGGGCCTTCATTACGCTCGAAGGGGAGGCGATATTCTTGTTCCAAAGCAAACATTATGATGGGGAGCACAAAAACAAGTGTCTTTCCCGAGCCCGTAAAAGCAATCCCAATTAAGTCACGCCCAGAAAGTACGGCTGGAATGCCTTGCAATTGAATTGGAGTAGGTTTTTTGATACCCTTTGCAGCGAGTCCGTTTAATATGCCTTTAGGGAATTTCATTTCACGAAAACTATGTATTGGTGGCGCAATGTTCTCACCCTCTACAAGAATGCGCAAACGTTTACGTACTGCATTGCGCCGTTCTTCTGGCATGGCTGCCAGGTAGCGTGGTGGACGCCAACTTGTTTTGATAGGTTCCTCGTATTGAATACCTTTGGCCAATTCAGCTACGCCCATTAAAGCTTTCTGTTGTGTTACACTTTCCAGTATCTTTTCTTCTTCCTTTAATTGCTTTTCAACAGCACTTATTTTTTTAGCTTCAGCTATTTTCTTCAATTCGGTGTGTTGATCCAACAAGCTGATGTTGTATTTACGTCCCCAAAGCTCCGCTTCAGTGGCACCTTGCGACTCCTCGTCACCTTCATTTTCACTTGAAGATTTTGGCTGTGCCGCTGCTTCAGAGGTAAGCTGCACAATTCTGCCAAGTTTCATTAGCTG
Coding sequences within:
- the LOC129236445 gene encoding ATP-dependent RNA helicase abstrakt — its product is MAEATQAKRYRRDDKGKSSDENEDEDYVPYVPVKERKKQQLMKLGRIVQLTSEAAAQPKSSSENEGDEESQGATEAELWGRKYNISLLDQHTELKKIAEAKKISAVEKQLKEEEKILESVTQQKALMGVAELAKGIQYEEPIKTSWRPPRYLAAMPEERRNAVRKRLRILVEGENIAPPIHSFREMKFPKGILNGLAAKGIKKPTPIQLQGIPAVLSGRDLIGIAFTGSGKTLVFVLPIIMFALEQEYRLPFERNEGPYGLIICPSRELAKQTYDIIMHYSRHLQQCGMPEIRACLAIGGLPVSSSLEIIQRGVHIMVATPGRLMDMLEKKMATLDICRYLCMDEADRMIDMGFEEDVRTIFSFFRGQRQTLLFSATMPKKIQNFARSALVKPVTINVGRAGAASMNVTQEVEYVKQEAKVVHLLDCLQKTPPPVLIFAEKKQDVDCIHEYLLLKGVEAVAIHGGKDQEERSRAVEAYRDGKKDVLVATDVASKGLDFPNVQHVINYDMPDDVENYVHRIGRTGRSNTKGLATTFINKTAEQSVLLDLKHLLIEAKQKVPEFLNELCPEPENYLDLGDSHGCSYCGGLGHRITECPKLEAVQSKQASNIGRRDYLSNTAADY